TTTACGCCACGCCCCTCACGGCGAAAATCGTAGGCCCCGGCATCGCCCGCTGCGAATACGGCGGCTTCATGCTTACTTCTCCGCCGCTGCGTCTCTATGATGTCTGGACCGATCCCTTTTACCGCGAGGCGCGGAAAAAGTCCGAGGTGCTCCTGATGGCCGCCATAGAATACAGCGTCGAGAGGCATGTGGTCTATGTGGCAGCGGAGCCGCCGCGGTCGTGGTTCCGCACCTTTGCCTCGCGCCTTGACAGGAAAATCGTTTATATCCCCATAGGGCAGCTCTCGCCGGTAAGCCTCAAAAAGCTCCGGGTCTTCCATGTGCTCAGTGGAAGGCAGGTACGGAAAATCGCCAAGGATTACGTCTGGTAGCTCATTCCCCCGGAAGAGGTGAGGAGGCGGCGCCGCGCGACAGGATGGAGAAAACGGCCAGGGCGGCGTGAAAGCGGAGCGGATCATCATCGCCTGAGAGGGAGGGCTCGAGGAGGCCAAGCTCACCGGCAGTACCCTGCCCGGCAAGGGCATCGAGGACTGCGAGCTTCAGCACCGGACCTGTACCGGGAAGAGAGAGGATGGAATCGGCCAGTGCCGCTCCGCGCTCCCTGTCCACGCTGAGAAGGAGGCCCAGGAGGCCCCCGAAGTAATCCTCGAGGCAGTCGGACTGGATAACAGGCACCAGGGCCTTTGCTTCGGGAGGGCTCTCTGAAAAGACCGAGAGAAGGGTTTTCCTTGCGCCGGAAGCCTTCTTGAAAGCCTCCTTCATTATCGCGGAAAGTGAATCGTCACTGAAGGCCTGCACCCTTGATGCGGCAATGCGGAGCGACTGGAGATCGCCTGTTGAGAAGAGAGTGACATACACTGCCATCTCTTCCTCGGGGGCGAATTTTGCGAGGTACCGCCCGGCAATTTCCCTGACCCTGTCATCACGATCAGAAAGCTTCTTCACCAGGAGGGGAAGTACTCCTTTCTCCCCTGTCTCGAACCTCATTCCCAGGGCATAGGCCGAGAGCTTCCCCATCGACTGGTCCGATGATATCCTCTCCAGGATCTTTTTTCCTCTCTGGTTTCCCTGCATGGCGAGGGCCTGGGCAAAACAGAGGCGGGTCCACCCGTTCTCATACTCCATCCTCTCCCCCAGTGCCGGCACATCCTCAGGCTTTCCCCGCCTTCCCAGGGACCGCGCCGCGCTGGACCGGACATAATAATCATCGTCCGAAAGGGCCTTTCTGAAACAGGGGAGAAAGCGGCTGTCGCCGGTGAGGGAGAGATAAAAGAGGGCCCGCTCCCTCACTGCATATGCCCCGTCCTGAAGGACTATTTTCACGAGCTTCTCCTGCCCGGGATCGACATGGCCTCCTCCGAGAAGCCACTCCATTGCCATCATCCGGTCAAGCACGTTTCCCTTGTGGAAAGTCTCCATAAAGAGACCCGACATTTCAAAAGAGGCGTCATTTCCATAAAGAGCCCTGGCTGAAGCGATGCGCTCCCTGTA
This is a stretch of genomic DNA from Candidatus Eremiobacterota bacterium. It encodes these proteins:
- a CDS encoding HEAT repeat domain-containing protein is translated as MIYRTSTFCFLFLMVAFLALALSGPSFHRSWQEPQISDLPSGSPSPGLASMCSPSPPAPPDPGALASKASLILKEKLERGPYRERIASARALYGNDASFEMSGLFMETFHKGNVLDRMMAMEWLLGGGHVDPGQEKLVKIVLQDGAYAVRERALFYLSLTGDSRFLPCFRKALSDDDYYVRSSAARSLGRRGKPEDVPALGERMEYENGWTRLCFAQALAMQGNQRGKKILERISSDQSMGKLSAYALGMRFETGEKGVLPLLVKKLSDRDDRVREIAGRYLAKFAPEEEMAVYVTLFSTGDLQSLRIAASRVQAFSDDSLSAIMKEAFKKASGARKTLLSVFSESPPEAKALVPVIQSDCLEDYFGGLLGLLLSVDRERGAALADSILSLPGTGPVLKLAVLDALAGQGTAGELGLLEPSLSGDDDPLRFHAALAVFSILSRGAASSPLPGE